In Trichocoleus desertorum NBK24, the following are encoded in one genomic region:
- a CDS encoding alkene reductase, producing MSANVDLLSSVKLGPYELPNRLVMAPLTRNRAGAGDVPGALNATYYAQRASAGLIVSEASQVSPQGLGYPSTPGIYSPEQVAGWRLITEAVHAKGGRIFLQLWHVGRISHPSLQPDGALPVAPSAIAPAGEAATYEGMKPFVTPRALESHEIPGIVEQYRQGAQNALEAGFDGVEIHAANGYLIDQFLRDGTNHRTDEYGGSIENRARFLLEVTEAVVSVWGGDRVGVRLAPSGSFNDMSDSDPVATFSYVAEALNRFNLAYLHIVEPRADDNFTAGTPASRLTTGYFRSIFKGTLIAAGGFDRESGNAVIANGEADLVAYGRLFIANPDLPERFAIDAPLNPADRSTFYGGDERGYIDYPALSLQSA from the coding sequence ATGAGTGCCAATGTTGATCTGCTCTCTTCGGTAAAGCTCGGTCCTTACGAACTGCCGAATCGCTTGGTGATGGCTCCTCTAACTCGGAATCGGGCGGGAGCAGGTGATGTGCCTGGAGCCTTAAATGCGACTTACTATGCTCAGCGAGCTTCCGCAGGTTTGATTGTTAGTGAAGCTAGTCAAGTGTCACCGCAGGGTTTGGGATATCCTAGTACCCCTGGTATTTACTCACCAGAACAGGTGGCAGGCTGGCGGCTGATCACTGAGGCTGTCCATGCGAAGGGAGGGCGGATCTTCTTACAACTTTGGCATGTGGGACGAATCTCCCATCCTTCTTTGCAACCGGACGGCGCTTTGCCTGTGGCTCCTTCCGCGATCGCGCCCGCAGGGGAAGCTGCTACCTATGAAGGGATGAAGCCCTTTGTCACTCCTCGCGCTCTAGAGAGCCATGAAATTCCTGGGATTGTAGAGCAGTACCGTCAGGGGGCGCAGAATGCTTTAGAGGCTGGGTTTGACGGCGTAGAAATTCACGCAGCCAATGGTTATCTGATTGATCAGTTTTTGCGGGATGGCACCAACCATCGGACAGACGAATATGGTGGCTCGATCGAAAACCGAGCTAGGTTCTTGCTGGAAGTCACAGAAGCCGTCGTGAGTGTGTGGGGTGGAGATAGAGTCGGTGTCCGTCTCGCTCCCAGCGGTTCCTTTAACGATATGTCTGACTCTGACCCCGTAGCGACGTTTAGCTATGTGGCTGAGGCGCTGAATCGGTTCAATCTTGCTTATCTACACATTGTCGAGCCAAGAGCTGATGACAACTTTACTGCCGGGACACCCGCTTCTCGCTTAACTACAGGCTACTTCCGCTCGATCTTCAAAGGCACACTTATTGCTGCGGGAGGCTTCGATCGCGAGAGCGGAAATGCGGTGATAGCCAACGGAGAAGCAGATTTAGTCGCTTATGGCAGGCTGTTCATTGCGAACCCGGATCTGCCAGAACGCTTTGCCATCGATGCGCCGCTCAATCCTGCCGATCGCTCTACCTTCTATGGCGGAGATGAGCGAGGATATATCGATTATCCTGCTTTATCTCTCCAGAGCGCTTAG
- a CDS encoding glycosyltransferase, whose translation MTRILILYSSLGSGHVSAAKALKDAFARFPDVEVLSEDALTYASSVYRNAITQIYEQLSEKVPLLYKAFYEGSDVDDLERAIDSNLTWARLERPFFRKLGRFIKQADPDVVVCVQQIPSRLLQLLDQEDEVSKPQYVVVTDTIAHSTWINYGVNGYFLPNDLSASFLVQRGVDPKLLHVTGIPIHLESTKPKTKVAVRSQHDLPLDGTVVTLFGGGLNPRRVRTMVSSLVEYSGASMVVLVAGRNGDLLEAVADLEDHGTTKLRKLGMIDHVDDLIVASDLTITKAGGLITSEILARGTPMVIVDPIPGQEEQNADVIAAAGAGVQIRLLEMVTPAVQYLLQHPERLAEMRQAALEIGQPGAAFNIAEYVLDNWQSHSVPKDYAPKDYAPKDSNVEPYAEQLNDAT comes from the coding sequence ATGACCCGAATTTTAATTTTGTATTCTTCTTTAGGATCAGGGCATGTCAGTGCTGCCAAAGCTCTGAAGGATGCATTTGCTCGCTTCCCTGATGTGGAAGTGCTCAGCGAAGACGCCCTCACCTATGCCAGCTCTGTTTACCGCAACGCGATTACGCAGATTTATGAGCAACTGAGCGAGAAAGTGCCATTGCTCTACAAAGCCTTTTACGAAGGCAGTGATGTGGATGACTTAGAACGAGCCATTGACAGTAATCTCACCTGGGCTCGGTTAGAGCGTCCCTTCTTTCGCAAATTGGGGCGTTTTATTAAACAAGCTGATCCGGATGTCGTGGTTTGTGTGCAGCAAATTCCTAGCCGTTTGTTGCAACTGTTGGATCAAGAAGATGAGGTCTCCAAACCACAATATGTTGTTGTCACAGACACGATCGCGCACAGCACTTGGATCAACTATGGCGTCAACGGCTACTTCCTACCGAACGATTTAAGCGCCAGTTTTTTAGTTCAGCGTGGGGTTGACCCGAAATTGCTGCATGTGACTGGGATTCCAATTCATTTAGAGAGTACGAAACCTAAGACTAAAGTGGCAGTGCGATCGCAGCATGATCTACCTCTTGACGGTACGGTGGTTACACTTTTTGGGGGTGGCCTAAATCCCAGACGAGTCAGGACAATGGTTTCAAGTCTAGTGGAGTACTCCGGGGCGAGCATGGTGGTGTTAGTCGCTGGACGTAATGGTGATTTGTTAGAAGCAGTGGCAGATTTGGAAGATCACGGCACAACTAAGCTGCGAAAGCTAGGCATGATTGATCACGTAGATGATTTGATCGTGGCTAGTGACCTGACCATTACTAAAGCGGGCGGGCTGATCACCAGTGAAATTTTGGCGCGAGGCACGCCGATGGTGATCGTTGATCCCATTCCTGGTCAAGAGGAGCAAAATGCCGATGTGATTGCAGCGGCGGGTGCAGGAGTACAAATACGGCTTTTGGAGATGGTGACGCCAGCCGTGCAGTATTTGCTACAGCATCCCGAACGACTTGCAGAAATGCGACAAGCAGCCTTAGAAATCGGTCAACCTGGTGCTGCTTTTAACATTGCTGAATATGTCTTAGACAATTGGCAGTCGCACTCGGTTCCTAAAGACTATGCTCCCAAAGACTACGCCCCTAAAGACTCAAATGTAGAACCTTATGCAGAACAGCTCAACGATGCCACCTGA
- a CDS encoding metalloregulator ArsR/SmtB family transcription factor encodes MLDSNLNSSLSPVALLKLDSEQRAKIFAALSDPTRLRIVELLAQSQEMSGSELANHLEISLALFCHHSKTLVDCGLVQVRKEGQTKYSSLNRCLLANCLASIKGLSDASSSN; translated from the coding sequence ATGCTCGACTCCAATCTCAATTCCTCCCTCAGCCCTGTGGCCTTGCTGAAATTAGACTCAGAACAACGCGCTAAAATCTTTGCGGCCCTTAGCGATCCCACCCGCTTACGGATTGTAGAATTGCTAGCCCAGTCCCAAGAAATGAGCGGTTCAGAACTCGCCAACCACTTAGAAATTAGCTTGGCGTTGTTCTGTCACCACTCCAAAACTCTGGTTGATTGCGGCCTCGTCCAAGTCAGAAAAGAAGGACAAACCAAATACAGCTCGCTCAATCGCTGCTTACTCGCCAACTGTTTAGCCAGCATTAAGGGGCTGTCTGATGCCAGCAGTTCTAACTAA
- a CDS encoding DUF393 domain-containing protein, translated as MSVNSYENASPTQLPLSEDKTLSEDQIGTVQSWKIKLLYDGECPLCLREVNFLTKRDAGRGLVSFVDIAADDYDPEANGGVDFETAMGRIHAVLADGTVIKNVEVFRRVYEILGMGWIYAATQWPVVGPVVDWLYDWWADWRLALTGRPNLAAIAAERQQRLECQTQGRCQMANDDV; from the coding sequence ATGTCCGTAAACTCCTATGAAAACGCCTCACCTACGCAACTGCCGCTGTCTGAAGATAAAACTCTGTCCGAAGATCAGATAGGCACTGTGCAATCCTGGAAAATTAAATTGCTGTATGACGGTGAATGTCCTTTGTGCTTGCGTGAAGTTAATTTCTTGACTAAACGTGATGCAGGGCGAGGTCTGGTATCGTTTGTAGACATTGCAGCAGATGACTACGACCCAGAAGCGAATGGAGGCGTGGATTTTGAAACTGCGATGGGGCGCATTCATGCAGTGCTAGCTGATGGCACCGTGATCAAGAATGTGGAAGTGTTTCGCCGAGTTTATGAAATTCTGGGAATGGGCTGGATCTATGCCGCAACCCAGTGGCCTGTCGTTGGCCCTGTGGTGGATTGGTTGTATGACTGGTGGGCAGACTGGCGACTTGCTTTGACGGGGCGACCCAACTTAGCCGCGATCGCAGCAGAACGGCAGCAGCGACTAGAATGCCAGACTCAAGGACGCTGTCAAATGGCTAACGATGATGTTTAA
- a CDS encoding C39 family peptidase, translating to MKLKVLRNTTFKKSTADSTKLSESDKVQVEAGKIFEIHSWKAVDKNHLKVALLKDFLGNPPQNTWHVYTPHAQLINNQNQVTTATPPRPRISLPLPAPRLPERKILNVPHKSQLDNALNPTGACNVTSYAMVMAYFQIKGQTGVGQLEDELYRYMERNRLSRWEPLDLAKMGRAYGLKVDFTTQARLSDIRKAIAEGRPCIIHGYFTSFGHIMVVRGYDANGFFVNDPYGEWFASGYRNDLSGQNLHYSNQLIQSKCSPEGPNFIWLHRLAKA from the coding sequence ATGAAACTGAAAGTTCTTCGCAATACTACTTTTAAGAAATCAACGGCTGACTCTACTAAGCTATCTGAATCAGACAAAGTTCAAGTAGAGGCAGGCAAAATATTTGAGATTCACTCTTGGAAGGCAGTCGATAAAAATCACCTCAAGGTGGCACTCCTCAAGGATTTCCTCGGCAATCCCCCACAAAATACCTGGCATGTCTACACGCCCCATGCCCAACTGATCAACAACCAAAACCAAGTCACAACAGCCACCCCCCCAAGACCTCGGATTTCTCTACCCCTACCTGCACCTCGTCTACCAGAACGCAAAATCCTGAATGTCCCGCACAAAAGCCAGTTAGACAATGCCTTAAACCCAACTGGCGCTTGTAATGTCACTTCCTATGCAATGGTGATGGCTTACTTCCAGATTAAAGGGCAGACAGGCGTAGGGCAGTTGGAGGATGAACTATATCGCTATATGGAGCGCAACCGCCTATCACGCTGGGAACCGTTGGATTTGGCGAAAATGGGTCGCGCTTATGGCTTAAAGGTAGATTTCACCACTCAAGCCCGCCTATCTGATATTCGCAAGGCGATCGCGGAAGGGAGACCTTGTATTATTCATGGTTACTTCACCAGCTTCGGCCACATTATGGTGGTTCGTGGTTATGATGCCAACGGATTTTTTGTCAATGATCCCTATGGGGAGTGGTTTGCGTCGGGATACAGAAACGACTTATCTGGTCAAAACCTTCACTATTCCAATCAGTTAATTCAAAGCAAATGTTCACCAGAAGGACCAAACTTTATTTGGCTCCATCGGCTCGCTAAAGCTTGA
- a CDS encoding YcjF family protein: MTQPPDADSQLPQPSAPNTPLESGKEAWHRRISGAWNQATTRLTKLLPVDQVGQLTTGWFNVSEDQVAEILAKVRSELPTTEALLIGKPQSGKSSIVRGLTGVSAEIVGQGFRPHTQHTERYAYPSNDVPLLIFTDTVGLGDVNRETQLVIQELIGDLQQQTQCARVLILTVKINDFATDTLRQIAQQLRKRYPEIPCLLAVTCLHELYPSGTADHPAYPPTYEEVNRAFTALQQAFADLCDRAILIDFTLEEDDYHPVFYGLEAFRDALADLLPEAEAQAIHQLLEQGAGEKIGNLYRDVSRRYMLAFSVVAATLAAVPLPFATMPVLTALQVSLVGLLGKLYGQTLTPSQAGGVVSAIAGGFVAQAIGRELVKFIPGFGSVIAASWAAAYTWALGEGACVYFGDLMGGKTPDPQKIQAVMQEAFKSAQERFKGIKS; this comes from the coding sequence ATGACCCAACCCCCTGACGCAGATTCTCAATTGCCCCAGCCATCGGCCCCAAATACACCCTTAGAATCGGGTAAAGAAGCTTGGCATCGGCGGATTTCAGGAGCTTGGAATCAGGCCACTACTCGCCTCACTAAACTCTTGCCAGTCGATCAGGTAGGCCAACTAACCACGGGCTGGTTCAACGTCAGTGAAGATCAAGTGGCTGAGATTTTGGCGAAGGTGCGCTCAGAACTGCCTACCACGGAAGCGCTACTAATTGGCAAACCCCAGTCTGGTAAAAGTTCAATCGTCCGGGGTTTGACGGGGGTGTCAGCGGAAATTGTGGGTCAAGGATTTCGGCCCCATACGCAACACACCGAGCGCTATGCTTATCCTTCCAACGATGTACCGCTGCTGATTTTTACCGATACGGTCGGGCTGGGTGATGTGAACCGAGAGACGCAGTTGGTCATTCAGGAACTCATTGGGGATCTACAGCAGCAAACCCAATGTGCCAGAGTGTTGATCCTCACGGTCAAGATTAACGATTTTGCGACCGATACGTTGCGCCAAATTGCTCAGCAGCTTCGTAAACGCTATCCCGAAATTCCTTGCTTACTCGCAGTCACTTGCTTGCATGAGTTGTATCCCTCTGGTACCGCTGATCACCCCGCCTATCCTCCTACTTATGAGGAAGTAAACCGCGCCTTTACTGCTCTGCAACAAGCCTTTGCAGATTTATGCGATCGCGCCATATTAATCGACTTCACGCTTGAAGAAGACGACTATCACCCAGTATTTTACGGTTTGGAAGCGTTCCGCGATGCCTTAGCAGACCTCCTGCCGGAAGCAGAAGCCCAAGCCATCCATCAACTCTTGGAGCAAGGCGCTGGGGAAAAAATCGGCAATCTCTACCGGGATGTCAGCCGTCGCTATATGTTAGCTTTTTCGGTCGTTGCAGCTACCTTGGCCGCTGTCCCGCTACCCTTTGCGACCATGCCCGTCTTAACCGCTTTACAGGTGTCGCTGGTCGGTTTGCTGGGGAAACTCTACGGCCAAACGCTCACCCCATCCCAAGCGGGCGGTGTGGTCAGCGCGATCGCGGGTGGTTTTGTGGCTCAAGCGATCGGACGAGAACTGGTTAAGTTTATCCCTGGCTTTGGGAGTGTGATCGCGGCATCTTGGGCCGCAGCTTACACCTGGGCGTTGGGTGAAGGAGCTTGCGTTTACTTCGGAGATCTAATGGGTGGCAAAACGCCTGATCCCCAAAAGATCCAAGCGGTCATGCAAGAAGCCTTTAAATCTGCTCAAGAGCGTTTTAAAGGAATCAAATCCTAG